CTAGTAAAATTTCGGGTTTTGATAGGCGTGTATTTGGAGATGGTATTTTCATTTATAAAAAAGAGGTGATTGAATAATGGAATCTAGCTTAAGTAAAGAAAAGATATATAAAATGAAGTTGAAATATAAATCAAAATTGCCTAAGTTTCTCAGATACGATTGGGATAAATATTTTAAACTGGAACGCCAAGAAAAATGGAGAAGACCTAGAGGAATAGATAATAAAACGAGGCTGAAATATAGGGGTTTTATGCCGTTAGTTAATCCTGGATATAGGACTCCTAACACTATAAGGTATTTACATCCATCTGGATTAAAGCAAGTAATTGTACATAATTTAGATGAAGTAGAGAAATTGAAAGATCAAAAAGCTAATGTTATAATAAGTATTGCTAGTAATGTAGGCTTAAGAAAAAGGTTAGATATAATAAGAAAAGCTAAGGAATTAGGTTTAAGATTGACTAATGGAGAGTGAATTAAATGCCTGAATTATATTTACAAAAAAGATTAGCAGCAAAAGTAAAGGGCGTAGGAATAAATAATGTGAAGCTACCAGAAGAAAATTTAGATGAGATTAAGGAAGCATTAACCACTCAAGATATTTCTAGATTAATTAAAGATGGAAAGATAATAATCGAGAAAGGAAAAAGAGTTAGTAGAGGCAGAGTAAAAGCAAGGAGAAAAAATAGAAGACTAAAAGGAGAGAGAAGAGGATATGGAAGCAGAAAAGGTAAAAAAGGTGCAAGATTTGACCCTCATGAAAAATGGGTTAACGGAATAAGAAAAATTAGACTTTATCTAAGAATATTAAAGGCAAATGGTACTATTGATTCTCATCTTTATAGGCAACTATATAAGAAAGCTAAAGGAGGTTCATTTAGAAGCGTAAATGATGTAAGAAATACTCTAATTCAAATGGGTAAGATTAAGAGGTGAATAAGTTGGCTCAAGGTCCAAACTATAAAGTAAAATTCAGACGTAGAAGAGAAGGTAAAACTAACTATTATAAACGTTATACTTATGTGAAGAGTAAGACTGACAGATTAGTAGTTAGGATAACTAATAATTACGTTATAGTCTCATTGATGAGATTTAATCCTAAAGGAGATGAAACACTAGCTATGGCTCATTCAATTGAATTATCCAAAAAATTCGGATGGAAAGGAGATTTAAATAATACGCCAGCTTCTTATTTAACTGGATTCTTATTAGGTATTAGAGCTAAAAAATTAAATGTACAAAAAATAACTGCTGATATTGGATTATTTACTCCTTCTATTGGTGCTAGAGTATTTTATGTAATAAAAGGAGCTATTGATGCTGGTTTAGAAATACCAATGGGAGACGTAGAAATTGATAAGGATAGAATTTATGGAAAGCATATAGCAGAGTATGCTGAAAAACTAGAACAAGAAAATCCGGAAAAGTTTAATAAACAATTCTCAAAGTATCTGGCTAGAGGTTTAAATCCTAAAGATTTACCTTCTCACGTAGAAGAAGTATTAAATAAAATTAAAGCTTCGGGTGAATAAAAATGGCAGAATCAGTTCCCCTATCTAATGTAGAAGAGTGGAAGCCAAGAACAAAAGTTGGGCAATTAGTAAAAGAGGGTAAAATAACATCACTAAAAGACATTTATGAAAAAAACCTGGTGATTACAGAACCAGAGATAATAGATACATTACTACCTAACTTAAAATATGAAGTTGTAGATATCAAAATGGTTCAAAAACAAACTGATGCTGGTGAATTATCAAGATATAAAGTTCTCATAATTATGGGAAATTATGATGGTTATGTAGGTATTGGAATCGGAAAAGCAAAGCAATTAAGAGTAGCTATTCAAAAATCTATAAGAGATGCTAAGATGAATATCATTCCAGTAAGAAGAGGATGCGGCAGCTGGGAGTGTACTTGTGGCGAGCCACATAGTTTGCCATTTACTGTAGTTGGAAAAGCTGGAAGTGTTGAGGTAGAACTAAAGCCTGCACCTAAAGGTACTGGCTTAGTTATTGGTGGTGTATTAAAGACATTACTAACATACGCAGGAATAAAAGACGTATGGTCATCTAGTAAAGGAGAAACTAGGACTACAGAAAATTTTGTAAGAGCAGGATATGCAGCATTATATAATACATATAGGTTTGTTACACCTGTAGATTGGAGCAGGAAAAGGTGAAAATTAGTGGCTGGAAGTTTATTAATTATAAGGATAAGAGGTTACGCATCAACCCCATGGAATATTCAAGAGACTTTAGAAATGTTAAGGTTACCTAAAAGGTTTAATGCCATGGTTTATCCGAACGATAATAACATAAAAGGCATGTTGATTAAAGTTCAACCTTATATCACATGGGGTGAATTAAATGAAGACGGAGCAGAACTTATCTTATCCAGGTTAAAGACTCTAGATCATAATGGATTAACTGATGAAGTTGCAAAGAAATATTTTGGAATGGATAAAGGTGAATTAAAGCAAAAGATTGTCTCTGGAGAACTAAAAATAAATAAGTATTCTTCTATATTTTCTTTGCCTATTAGATTACATGCGCCATCTGGTGGATTTAAGGGAAAGATTAATTCGCCATATAAGAATAAAGGAGAATTCGGCTATAGAGGTATAGAAATAAATAACTTGTTGAAGAGGATGGTATAAAATGGTAGTAAGAAAAGAAAAGAAAACTAGAAAATTAAGAGGACATAGAACAATGGGATGGGGTACTAAAGGGCAACATAGAGATAGGGGTACAGAAGGAGGAAGACAAATTGGTATGCATAAGCACAAATGGTCTTGGGTAGTAAAATATGGTAAGGATTGGTATGGTAAGCATGGTTTCGTGAATCCAACTACTAAAAAAATTAGTGCTATAAGTTTAAGAGCTCTAGATCAATTATTGGAGTCTGGTAAGATAAAAATTGAGGAAAAAGATAATAAAAAAATAATAGATTTAACTAAGTATGGCTATGAAAAATTATTAGGTAGTGGCAATATATCATTGCCAATAACGGTTGTTGTAAATTATTGTAGTGAAAAAGCTAAAGAGAAACTTAATAAGATAGGTGGAGAAGTTATTTTAACCCCTAATACTTAATCCTTTTTTGAGATTAAATGTCATTTACTGATGCTTTAGCTAACCTTGGTAAAGTTCTTCCTGCAGTAAGGAAACCGTCTGTTAAGCCTAATTTAAATCAAAAGCTTTTATGGTCAATTATAGCTGTGGTAATTTATCTCGTGATGTCATCTGTTCCATTATATGGGATTCAAGTAAGTTCAATTACAAATTTTCTGTTAGAACAAGTAGTTTTTGCATCTACCGCTGGTACATTGGCGCAATTAGGTATAGGACCTATAATAACGGCTGGTTTAATAATGCAAATTCTAGTTGGATCAAAGTTACTTAACTTAGATCTAAATAACGAGGATGATAAAGCTAAGTTTACAGAAGCACAAAAGGGTTTAGCTTTTATATTTATAATAATAGAGGCTGTATTATTTGGTTATGTTCTCACTAGAGGTGCTGCAGTTAATCCCTTAGAACTTGGAGGTATAGTTGCCGGTCAATTAATTGTTGCTACGTTCTTTATATTATTACTTGACGAAATGATTCAGAAGGGCTGGGGTTTAGGTTCTGGAGTAAGCTTATTTATCCTTGCCGGAGTAATGAAAATAATATTTTGGTATATGTTT
This genomic window from Acidianus manzaensis contains:
- a CDS encoding 50S ribosomal protein L32e, encoding MESSLSKEKIYKMKLKYKSKLPKFLRYDWDKYFKLERQEKWRRPRGIDNKTRLKYRGFMPLVNPGYRTPNTIRYLHPSGLKQVIVHNLDEVEKLKDQKANVIISIASNVGLRKRLDIIRKAKELGLRLTNGE
- a CDS encoding 50S ribosomal protein L19e — protein: MPELYLQKRLAAKVKGVGINNVKLPEENLDEIKEALTTQDISRLIKDGKIIIEKGKRVSRGRVKARRKNRRLKGERRGYGSRKGKKGARFDPHEKWVNGIRKIRLYLRILKANGTIDSHLYRQLYKKAKGGSFRSVNDVRNTLIQMGKIKR
- a CDS encoding 50S ribosomal protein L18, producing the protein MAQGPNYKVKFRRRREGKTNYYKRYTYVKSKTDRLVVRITNNYVIVSLMRFNPKGDETLAMAHSIELSKKFGWKGDLNNTPASYLTGFLLGIRAKKLNVQKITADIGLFTPSIGARVFYVIKGAIDAGLEIPMGDVEIDKDRIYGKHIAEYAEKLEQENPEKFNKQFSKYLARGLNPKDLPSHVEEVLNKIKASGE
- a CDS encoding 30S ribosomal protein S5, which translates into the protein MAESVPLSNVEEWKPRTKVGQLVKEGKITSLKDIYEKNLVITEPEIIDTLLPNLKYEVVDIKMVQKQTDAGELSRYKVLIIMGNYDGYVGIGIGKAKQLRVAIQKSIRDAKMNIIPVRRGCGSWECTCGEPHSLPFTVVGKAGSVEVELKPAPKGTGLVIGGVLKTLLTYAGIKDVWSSSKGETRTTENFVRAGYAALYNTYRFVTPVDWSRKR
- a CDS encoding 50S ribosomal protein L30, with protein sequence MAGSLLIIRIRGYASTPWNIQETLEMLRLPKRFNAMVYPNDNNIKGMLIKVQPYITWGELNEDGAELILSRLKTLDHNGLTDEVAKKYFGMDKGELKQKIVSGELKINKYSSIFSLPIRLHAPSGGFKGKINSPYKNKGEFGYRGIEINNLLKRMV
- a CDS encoding uL15 family ribosomal protein, whose translation is MVVRKEKKTRKLRGHRTMGWGTKGQHRDRGTEGGRQIGMHKHKWSWVVKYGKDWYGKHGFVNPTTKKISAISLRALDQLLESGKIKIEEKDNKKIIDLTKYGYEKLLGSGNISLPITVVVNYCSEKAKEKLNKIGGEVILTPNT